One region of Natronorubrum aibiense genomic DNA includes:
- a CDS encoding N-acyl homoserine lactonase family protein, which translates to MVNATVDVIYRGGLECDQNYMIEGQTLGTHDEPNPDLDYEEIPVWNLVIDHPEATILWDTGSHHDALEGHWPEGLTQAFYPHDAHEHRLDEDLEEAGYSINDIDAVFQTHLHLDHAGGLEFFDGTDVPVYVHEKEIKFAYYSAKTDKGSGAYILEDFDHDLNWEIIHQDREEHFEDLEFVRFPGHTPGLTGSVIHLDDDGTVVFTGDQVYQAPNYEAEEPLGAGLLWGKTEWFDSLQRIKELERRHDAEVVYGHDTDQFAEIEDGWGQ; encoded by the coding sequence ATGGTAAACGCGACAGTCGACGTCATCTACCGGGGCGGACTCGAGTGCGATCAGAACTACATGATCGAGGGACAGACGTTGGGGACTCACGACGAGCCGAATCCGGACCTCGACTACGAGGAAATTCCGGTCTGGAATCTCGTCATCGATCATCCCGAAGCGACGATCCTCTGGGATACCGGCTCGCACCACGACGCACTCGAGGGCCACTGGCCCGAAGGACTCACACAGGCGTTCTATCCACACGACGCCCACGAACACCGACTGGACGAGGATTTAGAGGAGGCAGGCTACAGTATCAACGACATCGACGCGGTTTTCCAGACCCATCTCCATCTGGACCACGCCGGTGGCCTCGAGTTCTTCGACGGCACCGACGTCCCGGTGTACGTCCACGAGAAAGAGATCAAGTTCGCCTACTACAGCGCCAAGACCGATAAGGGGAGTGGCGCGTACATCCTCGAGGATTTCGACCACGACCTCAACTGGGAGATCATCCATCAGGATCGCGAGGAACACTTCGAGGACCTCGAGTTCGTCCGATTCCCAGGCCACACGCCGGGACTGACGGGGTCGGTGATCCACCTCGACGACGACGGCACCGTCGTCTTCACCGGCGATCAGGTCTACCAAGCGCCCAACTACGAGGCGGAGGAACCGCTCGGAGCCGGCCTCCTCTGGGGGAAGACGGAGTGGTTCGACAGCCTCCAGCGGATCAAGGAACTCGAGCGCCGCCACGACGCGGAGGTCGTCTACGGCCACGACACAGACCAGTTCGCCGAGATCGAAGACGGGTGGGGGCAGTGA
- a CDS encoding hydroxyacid-oxoacid transhydrogenase, translating into MGYDRSVSAPEHELGPETVWHLQMPQIRFGRDAVEELGYQLADLGVGGDAHGLLVTDETLVDIGHVGRVRDHLEDAGYDVTVWDGAEREPSIENVDHCIEFVREQEGDAGYDFYLGFGGGSCIDVAKTTRAVIENGGQVLDYIAEPTGEGEALTESGPPLILMPTTAGTGAEISPVAILSVEDQEIKEGISSNHIRADAAVLDPTFTTTLPPEMTAKTAMDALGHAIEGYTTHPFDSLLRASDPGSRPVYAGRTGLTEMFSEKAIDLLSSNVRTAVHNGDDLEARSAMLKGALFGAIAGLTAGASLCHAMAYPVGNRYHTYHGETIAVLTPATTLGYNVASDPERFVAVAEMLGAETDGLGTREAADRARQEYVRLQQDLNVIPSGLNDLAGITEEDIDWLASQTVETQQRLLRCNPRPVTEDDAADIFRDALYNWE; encoded by the coding sequence ATGGGCTACGACCGCTCGGTGTCGGCACCCGAGCACGAACTCGGCCCGGAGACGGTCTGGCACCTCCAGATGCCACAGATCAGGTTCGGTCGCGACGCCGTCGAGGAACTGGGCTACCAGCTCGCCGATCTCGGGGTCGGCGGCGACGCCCACGGACTGCTCGTCACGGACGAGACCCTGGTCGATATCGGCCACGTCGGCCGCGTCAGGGACCACCTCGAGGACGCGGGCTACGACGTCACCGTCTGGGACGGAGCGGAACGCGAGCCGTCGATCGAGAACGTCGACCACTGCATCGAGTTCGTCCGCGAGCAGGAAGGCGATGCGGGCTACGATTTCTACCTCGGCTTCGGCGGCGGAAGCTGCATCGACGTGGCCAAAACGACTCGAGCGGTGATAGAAAACGGCGGGCAGGTACTCGATTACATCGCCGAGCCGACTGGCGAGGGCGAGGCGCTGACCGAGTCGGGGCCGCCGCTGATACTCATGCCGACGACAGCCGGCACGGGCGCGGAGATTTCGCCCGTTGCGATCCTCTCTGTCGAGGATCAGGAGATCAAAGAGGGGATCTCGAGCAACCACATTCGAGCCGACGCGGCCGTCCTCGACCCGACGTTTACGACGACGTTGCCGCCGGAGATGACCGCAAAGACGGCGATGGATGCGCTGGGCCACGCCATTGAGGGCTATACGACCCATCCATTCGACAGCCTCCTACGGGCGTCCGATCCGGGCTCGCGGCCGGTCTACGCCGGGCGAACGGGACTCACCGAGATGTTCTCCGAAAAGGCGATCGACCTCCTCTCGAGTAACGTCCGGACGGCAGTCCACAACGGTGACGATCTCGAGGCTCGTTCGGCGATGCTCAAGGGGGCCTTATTCGGCGCGATCGCGGGGCTGACGGCTGGCGCGAGCCTCTGTCACGCGATGGCCTACCCCGTCGGCAACCGGTATCACACCTATCACGGCGAGACTATCGCCGTCCTCACGCCGGCGACAACGCTCGGCTACAACGTGGCCAGCGATCCGGAGCGATTCGTTGCAGTCGCCGAGATGCTCGGTGCCGAGACCGACGGACTGGGCACTCGCGAGGCTGCAGATCGAGCCAGACAGGAGTACGTCCGGCTCCAGCAGGATCTCAACGTCATCCCGAGCGGTCTCAACGACCTCGCTGGGATCACCGAGGAGGATATCGACTGGCTAGCGAGCCAAACCGTCGAAACTCAACAACGTCTGCTGCGCTGTAATCCGCGGCCGGTAACCGAAGACGACGCCGCCGACATCTTCCGGGACGCGCTGTACAACTGGGAGTGA
- a CDS encoding BtpA/SgcQ family protein, whose amino-acid sequence MLTPTPLRDRFDADRPVLGMVHLPPLPGAPGFDGDREAVRTRALEDARQLEAGGVDGIVLENFGDAPFYSEDVPNHVVTDMTALASALQRTVDVPLGINVLRNDADAALSIAAATEADFIRVNVHVGTAATDQGILEGRAHETLRLRDRLEADVAVLADVHVKHATPVGEQSLEQAALETVERGMADGVIVSGPGTGAETALEDVERVADVLADRASTPKRIPVFVGSGVTNETVGDCLEAGADGVVVGTALKTGGETTNQVSRERVENLMAAARDSSHP is encoded by the coding sequence ATGCTCACACCGACGCCGCTCCGCGACCGATTCGACGCCGATCGACCCGTTCTCGGGATGGTTCACCTTCCACCCCTTCCCGGCGCGCCGGGGTTCGATGGCGACCGCGAAGCCGTCCGCACTCGCGCGCTCGAGGACGCCCGCCAACTCGAGGCCGGCGGGGTCGACGGCATCGTGCTCGAGAACTTCGGCGACGCGCCGTTTTACTCCGAAGACGTTCCGAACCACGTCGTCACGGATATGACCGCGCTGGCGTCGGCGCTACAGCGAACCGTGGACGTCCCGCTCGGCATCAACGTGCTCAGAAACGACGCCGACGCGGCGCTGTCGATCGCCGCGGCCACCGAGGCCGACTTCATCCGGGTAAACGTCCACGTAGGCACTGCAGCGACCGATCAAGGCATCCTCGAGGGACGGGCTCACGAAACGCTCCGGCTTCGCGACCGGCTCGAGGCCGACGTCGCCGTCCTCGCGGATGTCCACGTCAAACACGCGACGCCGGTCGGCGAACAGAGCCTCGAGCAGGCCGCACTCGAGACGGTCGAGCGCGGCATGGCTGACGGCGTGATCGTCTCCGGGCCCGGCACTGGAGCCGAGACCGCACTCGAGGACGTCGAGCGAGTCGCGGACGTGCTGGCGGACCGAGCATCGACGCCAAAGCGCATCCCTGTCTTCGTCGGCAGCGGCGTCACAAACGAAACGGTCGGCGACTGCCTCGAGGCGGGTGCTGACGGCGTCGTCGTCGGCACGGCGCTCAAAACGGGCGGGGAAACCACGAACCAAGTCTCACGCGAGCGCGTCGAGAACCTCATGGCGGCCGCGCGGGACTCGAGTCACCCGTAA
- a CDS encoding NADH:flavin oxidoreductase/NADH oxidase — protein MTDLFTPLELRDLEVPNRIAVSPMCQYSCEPDGLPTEWHRVHLGSRAVGGAGIVMTEATAVEPRGRITPHGLGIWSDEHADALEPITAFIREQGGVPGIQLAHAGHKASKCRPWDGNLPIQPDETDPDGASGWEVLSPSPDAYPPFDGDRPAMKRADIDDIQGVIDAYRAAAERSLAAGFEIAEVHAAHGYLLHEFLSPVTNHREDDYGGSFENRTRLLREVVDAVRDVWPEDKPIFVRISGTDWLEGRDAWDIDQSVRLADDLADRGVDLVDVSSGGLHPDQAVPGGPNFQVPLAEAVREGADVAVGAVGGVTEPEQADALVRNDRADVVLVGREFLRDPYFGLHASDDLEDGPTAWPEQYRRAVQ, from the coding sequence ATGACTGACCTGTTTACGCCACTCGAGTTGCGCGACCTCGAGGTACCGAACCGGATCGCCGTCTCGCCGATGTGCCAGTACTCCTGTGAGCCCGATGGGCTCCCGACGGAGTGGCATCGCGTCCACCTCGGCAGCCGCGCCGTCGGCGGTGCTGGCATCGTCATGACCGAAGCGACCGCCGTCGAACCTCGCGGGCGGATCACGCCTCACGGTCTGGGTATCTGGAGCGACGAACACGCCGACGCACTCGAGCCGATCACCGCGTTCATCCGCGAGCAAGGCGGCGTGCCGGGGATTCAACTGGCCCACGCGGGCCACAAGGCGAGCAAGTGTCGCCCCTGGGACGGCAATCTCCCGATTCAGCCCGACGAGACCGACCCCGACGGCGCGTCGGGCTGGGAGGTACTCTCGCCGTCGCCCGATGCCTATCCACCGTTCGACGGCGATCGTCCGGCGATGAAACGAGCCGATATAGACGACATTCAGGGCGTGATCGACGCCTACCGGGCCGCGGCCGAGCGGTCGCTCGCAGCCGGCTTCGAGATTGCCGAGGTCCACGCGGCCCACGGCTACCTGCTCCACGAGTTCCTCTCACCCGTGACGAACCACCGGGAGGACGACTACGGCGGGAGCTTCGAGAACCGCACGCGCCTGCTCCGAGAAGTCGTCGACGCGGTCCGAGACGTCTGGCCCGAGGACAAGCCCATCTTCGTTCGCATTTCGGGTACCGACTGGCTCGAGGGGAGAGACGCGTGGGATATCGACCAGTCCGTTCGACTGGCCGACGACCTCGCCGACCGCGGCGTCGATCTGGTCGACGTCAGCTCGGGCGGGCTCCACCCCGACCAAGCGGTTCCCGGCGGGCCGAACTTCCAGGTGCCACTCGCCGAGGCGGTCCGCGAGGGTGCAGACGTTGCCGTCGGTGCGGTCGGCGGCGTCACCGAACCCGAACAGGCCGACGCCCTCGTTCGCAACGACCGCGCCGACGTCGTTCTCGTCGGGCGGGAGTTCCTCCGCGATCCGTACTTCGGACTCCACGCGTCCGACGACCTCGAGGACGGTCCAACAGCGTGGCCGGAACAGTACCGGCGGGCGGTTCAGTAA
- a CDS encoding thioredoxin family protein, translated as MVLKESDSELAAGDAAPAFDLEGADGETYSLESFADAEALLIIFTCNHCPYAKAKIDLLNELAAEYDDVAVVGINPNDAEEYPEDSLESMREYVEDGTIQYDAYLRDASQEVARAYGAVCTPDPFLFARAAQRAADDRAAEPRDDGFELVYQGRLDDALNPDDEPTRFHIREAIEAVLAGESVDLEWQPSQGCSIKWTDD; from the coding sequence ATGGTACTCAAAGAATCCGACTCCGAACTCGCGGCCGGCGACGCGGCCCCCGCGTTCGACCTCGAGGGGGCAGACGGCGAGACCTACTCCCTCGAGTCGTTCGCCGACGCCGAGGCACTGCTGATCATTTTCACATGTAATCACTGCCCGTACGCGAAAGCGAAGATCGATCTGTTAAACGAGTTGGCCGCCGAGTACGACGACGTCGCCGTCGTCGGGATCAACCCCAACGACGCCGAGGAGTATCCCGAGGACTCCCTCGAGTCGATGCGCGAGTACGTCGAGGACGGCACGATCCAGTACGACGCCTACCTGCGCGACGCCAGCCAGGAGGTCGCTCGCGCGTACGGCGCGGTCTGTACGCCGGACCCGTTCCTCTTTGCACGCGCGGCGCAACGCGCCGCGGACGATCGAGCGGCGGAGCCGCGAGACGACGGCTTCGAACTGGTCTATCAGGGCCGCCTCGACGACGCGCTCAATCCCGACGACGAGCCGACACGCTTCCACATTCGGGAGGCGATCGAGGCGGTGCTCGCAGGCGAATCGGTCGACCTCGAGTGGCAGCCGTCGCAGGGCTGTTCGATCAAGTGGACCGACGACTGA
- a CDS encoding Lrp/AsnC family transcriptional regulator, protein MSEREVLELLRENARYSTADIARMTGLDESEVETTIEELEAAGVVRGYQAVVDWDKLEDERVRAEVELNVTLDRETGYADIAERLARFPQVKALRLVSGDYDFDMEVEGDSIREVSQFISEKVAPVPEITQTVTHYVMTSYKENGIELGDGDDDERLSVSP, encoded by the coding sequence ATGAGCGAACGCGAGGTACTCGAGTTGCTTCGTGAGAACGCGCGTTATTCGACGGCAGATATCGCGCGAATGACCGGCCTCGACGAGTCCGAGGTCGAGACCACGATCGAGGAACTCGAGGCAGCAGGTGTGGTTCGTGGGTATCAGGCGGTCGTCGACTGGGACAAACTGGAAGACGAGCGCGTCCGCGCCGAAGTCGAGTTGAACGTCACGCTCGACCGCGAGACGGGCTATGCCGACATCGCAGAGCGCCTCGCACGGTTCCCCCAGGTCAAAGCTTTGCGGCTGGTCAGCGGCGACTACGACTTCGATATGGAAGTCGAGGGCGACTCCATCCGCGAAGTGTCCCAGTTCATCAGCGAGAAGGTCGCGCCCGTCCCCGAGATCACCCAGACGGTCACCCATTATGTGATGACCTCGTACAAGGAAAATGGGATCGAACTCGGTGACGGCGACGACGACGAACGGCTGTCTGTCTCACCCTGA
- a CDS encoding pyridoxal phosphate-dependent aminotransferase — translation MTFELSERVQTVPPSGIRRFFEIAEERDDVISLGVGEPDFSTPWAARDAAITSLEQGKTSYTANRGMRELRESIADYVADRFELGYDPDEEIIVTAGASEAVDLAFRAFVDPGDTVAIAQPAYISYEPGVIFAGGEVLSVPTTEEDDFRLTVEGLEQAGADEADMLVLCYPNNPTGAIMTEADLEPIAEFAREHDLLVLSDEIYAELTYDGNEHVSIATLEGMRERTIVFNGFSKAHAMTGLRLGYALGPAEAINAMNKIHQYTMLSAPTTAQHAALEALDSCENDVEAMVNEYDRRRQFVLSRFREIGMDVFEAKGAFYCFPEVPEGFTAEEFAEGILREQGVAVVPGDVFGEGGSGHLRVSYATGLDDLREALARIEAFVEDHT, via the coding sequence ATGACGTTCGAACTGTCAGAACGCGTCCAGACGGTGCCGCCGTCGGGGATTCGTCGGTTCTTCGAGATCGCCGAAGAGCGCGACGACGTGATCTCGCTGGGTGTGGGCGAACCCGATTTCTCGACGCCGTGGGCGGCCCGCGACGCCGCGATCACCTCCCTAGAGCAGGGCAAAACGTCCTACACCGCGAACCGCGGGATGCGTGAACTCCGCGAGTCGATCGCCGATTACGTCGCCGACCGCTTCGAACTCGGCTACGACCCCGACGAGGAGATCATCGTCACCGCCGGCGCGAGCGAAGCCGTCGACCTCGCCTTCCGGGCGTTCGTCGACCCCGGCGACACGGTCGCTATCGCCCAACCGGCGTACATCTCCTACGAACCCGGCGTGATCTTCGCCGGCGGCGAAGTGCTGTCGGTCCCGACGACGGAGGAAGACGACTTCCGACTCACCGTCGAGGGCCTCGAGCAAGCAGGCGCGGACGAAGCCGACATGCTCGTGCTCTGTTACCCTAACAACCCGACGGGCGCGATCATGACCGAAGCCGACCTCGAGCCGATCGCCGAATTCGCCCGCGAGCACGACCTGCTGGTGCTCTCCGACGAGATCTACGCCGAACTCACCTACGACGGGAACGAGCACGTCTCGATCGCGACGCTCGAGGGAATGCGCGAGCGGACCATCGTCTTCAACGGCTTCTCGAAAGCCCACGCGATGACCGGGCTGCGACTGGGCTACGCGCTCGGCCCAGCCGAGGCGATCAACGCGATGAACAAGATCCACCAGTACACGATGCTGTCGGCCCCGACGACGGCCCAACACGCCGCACTCGAGGCGCTCGACTCCTGTGAGAACGACGTCGAGGCGATGGTCAACGAGTACGACCGCCGTCGCCAGTTCGTCCTCTCGCGGTTCCGCGAGATCGGGATGGACGTCTTCGAGGCGAAAGGCGCGTTCTACTGCTTCCCCGAAGTGCCCGAGGGCTTCACCGCAGAGGAGTTCGCCGAAGGGATCCTGCGTGAACAGGGCGTCGCGGTCGTCCCCGGCGACGTCTTCGGCGAGGGTGGTTCGGGTCACCTGCGGGTCTCCTATGCGACCGGACTCGACGACCTCCGAGAGGCGCTGGCCCGAATCGAGGCGTTCGTCGAGGACCACACGTAG
- a CDS encoding GNAT family N-acetyltransferase codes for MVEYRPIPDERDVFHEYRSYAFRPESGVPAYDPDEHETPRATLGSRRGLYDPTADDTAPQAVCRHYWLEAHVRGDLHRIAGLASVATPPEYRHSGYVRRLLANSLAEYRDRDVRFSVLWPFRYRFYRQYGWETSNRIVTHECAPTALEFATDAADTEGTFRRLEADEYDRLEPAYDAHTDRYGLALERDEQWWRRRVFAGHDRDPFVYTVERDGEGRGYLVYTIDDEPAGRTMAVSELVAVDHDAVLALLAFCHRHDSQVERVRLRVPADVPIRDLARDPDEIDTVVEDGPMVRIVDVAETLSACSTPTLETDVTIAVDDPLADWNDGTFRLEGTDGGSAWTRLADDTDSESVDIRLGIATLSQLAVGSRSAPNLERTGRLTATDSTALETLATCFPETDVYLGEHF; via the coding sequence ATGGTCGAGTACCGTCCCATCCCCGACGAACGGGACGTCTTCCACGAGTACCGCAGCTATGCGTTCCGGCCGGAATCAGGGGTGCCGGCGTACGATCCCGACGAACACGAGACGCCGAGAGCAACGCTTGGCTCCCGCCGCGGGCTGTACGACCCCACTGCGGACGACACGGCCCCGCAGGCCGTCTGCCGACATTACTGGCTCGAGGCCCACGTTCGCGGTGATCTCCACCGAATCGCCGGGCTCGCATCGGTCGCGACGCCGCCGGAGTACCGCCACAGCGGGTACGTCCGTCGACTGCTCGCCAACTCGCTCGCGGAGTATCGCGACCGAGACGTTCGATTCTCGGTCTTGTGGCCGTTTCGCTATCGCTTCTATCGGCAGTACGGCTGGGAGACCAGCAACCGAATCGTCACCCACGAGTGTGCGCCGACGGCACTCGAGTTCGCGACTGACGCTGCCGACACCGAGGGAACGTTTCGTCGCCTCGAGGCCGACGAGTACGACCGGCTCGAACCGGCCTACGACGCACACACCGATCGATACGGCCTCGCCCTCGAGCGCGACGAACAGTGGTGGCGACGGCGCGTCTTCGCCGGCCACGACCGGGACCCGTTCGTCTACACCGTCGAACGCGACGGCGAAGGTCGTGGGTACCTCGTCTATACGATCGACGACGAACCGGCGGGACGGACGATGGCCGTCTCCGAACTTGTCGCCGTCGACCACGACGCCGTGCTGGCGTTGCTCGCGTTCTGCCATAGACACGACTCGCAGGTCGAGCGGGTTCGCTTGCGAGTGCCCGCAGACGTCCCGATTCGGGACCTCGCTCGAGATCCCGACGAGATCGACACCGTCGTCGAAGACGGCCCGATGGTGCGCATCGTCGACGTTGCCGAGACGCTGTCGGCCTGCTCGACTCCCACGCTCGAGACCGACGTGACGATCGCCGTCGACGATCCGCTGGCCGACTGGAACGACGGGACGTTCAGACTCGAGGGGACAGACGGGGGATCGGCGTGGACGCGACTGGCAGACGACACCGACTCGGAAAGCGTCGACATACGCCTCGGCATCGCTACCCTCTCACAACTCGCCGTTGGCTCTCGGTCGGCACCGAACCTCGAGCGAACGGGCCGGCTGACAGCCACGGATTCGACTGCCCTCGAGACGCTTGCGACCTGCTTCCCAGAAACAGATGTCTACCTCGGCGAGCATTTCTGA
- a CDS encoding amidase, producing MTNGTTESVRDLATMIRDGETSSVAVVDDVLDRIAATEELNAYVTVLEEAARERAREADRAAAAGEDLGPLHGVPVAIKDLQDRKAGVRNTLGLAALSENVATEDSITVERLEAAGAVIVGTTNTPALAHTIKTDNRLVGATATPFDPERSAGGSSGGSAAAVAAGLARLATGSDIGGSLRVPASCCNVIGLKPSFGRIPSNSRLDSFDSHSPFMVGGPIARSAADVALGFEIMAGPDHRDPLSVPRGDDDVLEAVARPADELSVAYSPDLDLQPVDPVVRETVGAAVDDLAAAGATVEPVDVPLPDVDVLRRAYYTQVGGYFAAVASRVEEAYGIDFEKTDVEETVRSTIALGADVEPLEERRANGPRVDAYDAIETALEGADVLVTPTLTVPPYGKHLRDRYPTEIDGQDVAGIPTDAMLTWVFNLTGHPAASVPAGLTDDGLPVGLQIVGRRYAESDVLAAAGALERARPWVQHYPYR from the coding sequence ATGACTAACGGTACCACTGAATCCGTACGTGATCTGGCGACGATGATCCGTGACGGCGAGACGTCGTCGGTAGCCGTCGTCGACGACGTCCTCGATCGAATCGCGGCTACGGAGGAGTTGAACGCCTACGTCACGGTGCTCGAGGAAGCCGCTCGGGAGCGAGCCCGCGAGGCCGACCGCGCGGCCGCTGCGGGCGAGGACCTCGGCCCGCTCCATGGCGTCCCGGTCGCGATCAAAGACCTCCAGGATCGCAAGGCTGGCGTTCGAAACACGCTCGGACTCGCCGCCCTGTCCGAGAACGTGGCGACGGAGGATTCGATCACCGTCGAACGCCTCGAGGCCGCCGGCGCGGTGATCGTCGGCACGACCAACACGCCGGCGCTGGCCCACACGATCAAGACCGACAACCGGCTCGTCGGCGCGACGGCGACGCCGTTCGATCCGGAACGATCGGCGGGTGGCTCCTCCGGTGGGTCGGCGGCGGCAGTCGCCGCCGGCCTCGCACGACTCGCGACCGGCTCGGATATCGGCGGCTCGCTGCGAGTTCCGGCGTCGTGTTGTAACGTCATCGGGCTCAAACCCTCGTTCGGGCGAATCCCGTCGAACTCACGACTCGACTCGTTCGACAGCCACTCGCCGTTCATGGTCGGCGGCCCCATCGCCCGCAGCGCCGCGGACGTCGCACTCGGCTTCGAGATCATGGCCGGCCCGGACCATCGCGACCCGCTGAGTGTCCCCCGCGGTGATGACGACGTCCTCGAAGCCGTCGCTCGACCAGCCGACGAGTTGTCGGTCGCGTACAGCCCGGACTTGGACCTCCAGCCCGTCGATCCCGTCGTCCGCGAGACGGTCGGGGCGGCCGTCGACGACCTCGCGGCTGCCGGCGCGACGGTCGAGCCAGTCGACGTCCCCCTCCCCGACGTCGACGTGCTTCGCCGGGCCTACTACACGCAGGTCGGCGGTTACTTCGCGGCGGTCGCGAGCCGAGTCGAGGAGGCATACGGCATCGACTTCGAGAAAACCGACGTCGAGGAGACGGTTCGTTCGACCATCGCGCTTGGGGCCGATGTGGAGCCACTCGAGGAACGACGCGCGAACGGGCCGCGGGTCGACGCCTACGACGCGATCGAGACGGCACTCGAAGGCGCGGACGTCCTCGTGACGCCGACGCTGACCGTCCCACCCTACGGCAAACACCTGCGCGATCGCTATCCGACGGAAATCGACGGACAGGACGTTGCGGGTATCCCGACCGACGCGATGCTTACGTGGGTGTTCAACCTTACAGGCCATCCGGCCGCATCGGTTCCCGCTGGACTCACCGATGACGGACTTCCGGTCGGACTGCAGATCGTCGGCCGGCGATACGCCGAATCGGACGTGCTGGCTGCCGCGGGGGCACTCGAGCGAGCGCGACCCTGGGTGCAGCACTATCCTTACAGGTGA
- a CDS encoding NAD(P)/FAD-dependent oxidoreductase, which translates to MTVIVIGGGIVGMASAYELATRGVDVVVCEQNSLGSGSTERAAGGIRAQFSTPINVELSLESMRVWDTFDERFGIDIDYRRTGYLFLARSEAAAARFEEAVAMQNDRGVPSEVLEPDAIQDHCSGVDHEQFVAATYSPTDGVADPHLALQGYAQAAADEGVDVRTQTPIVDVLRTDAGRVTGVETPDGRLEAEFVVNAAGPWAGEVAAMADCSLPITPKHRQIAVVGPDQPVPETDPLTIDLESGTYFRPDRDGDALVGGHVGDSDPACDPDGYDRSMAFPWAVETLEAAVDWTTYFGPESAIKRGWAGLYAVTPDDTAIVEETVPGFVTAAGFSGHGFQHAPATGTLVAELVTDGEVSLVDPTALSSDRFETPSARGERNVV; encoded by the coding sequence ATGACAGTAATCGTGATCGGCGGCGGCATCGTCGGGATGGCGAGTGCGTACGAACTCGCCACTCGCGGCGTCGACGTCGTCGTCTGCGAGCAGAATTCGCTCGGTTCGGGGAGCACAGAACGGGCTGCGGGCGGCATTCGAGCACAGTTTTCGACGCCGATCAACGTCGAGTTATCCCTCGAGAGCATGCGTGTCTGGGACACGTTCGACGAGCGCTTCGGCATCGACATCGACTACCGGCGAACAGGGTATCTCTTTCTCGCCCGAAGCGAGGCGGCTGCGGCGCGGTTCGAAGAGGCGGTCGCCATGCAGAACGACCGCGGCGTTCCGAGCGAAGTACTCGAACCCGACGCGATACAGGACCACTGTTCCGGGGTCGATCACGAGCAGTTCGTCGCGGCGACGTACTCCCCGACGGACGGCGTCGCCGACCCACACCTCGCGTTGCAGGGCTATGCGCAGGCAGCAGCCGACGAGGGCGTCGACGTTCGGACACAGACACCGATCGTGGACGTGCTCCGAACGGACGCCGGTCGGGTAACCGGCGTCGAGACGCCTGACGGTCGGCTCGAGGCCGAGTTCGTGGTCAACGCCGCAGGACCGTGGGCCGGCGAGGTTGCGGCGATGGCCGACTGCTCGCTCCCGATCACCCCGAAGCACCGTCAGATAGCCGTCGTCGGCCCCGATCAGCCAGTCCCCGAGACCGATCCGCTGACGATCGACCTCGAGAGCGGCACGTACTTCCGGCCAGATCGCGACGGTGACGCGCTGGTCGGCGGCCACGTCGGCGACTCCGATCCCGCCTGCGATCCCGACGGCTACGACCGGTCGATGGCGTTTCCCTGGGCCGTCGAGACCCTCGAGGCCGCCGTCGACTGGACGACGTACTTCGGCCCCGAGTCGGCGATCAAGCGCGGCTGGGCGGGCCTGTATGCGGTGACGCCGGACGACACTGCGATCGTCGAGGAGACGGTTCCGGGCTTCGTTACCGCAGCCGGCTTCTCGGGCCACGGCTTTCAGCACGCCCCTGCCACCGGGACGCTCGTCGCTGAACTCGTCACCGACGGCGAGGTGTCGCTGGTCGATCCGACGGCGCTCTCGAGCGACCGATTCGAGACGCCGTCGGCTCGAGGGGAACGAAACGTCGTCTGA